From Podospora bellae-mahoneyi strain CBS 112042 chromosome 5, whole genome shotgun sequence:
ccaggcctccctctccaaaatcaCACGCGAGCGCGACCAGGCCCGCATGCAGctctccaccgccagaaACGAGCTGTACACAGCCCGCCAAGTGGAAAAACGACTCCGGGTGGAAAGAGACGAGGCTCACACGGAGAGGAAGCAACTCAAGGGGCAGCTGGAAAGTCTTAAAAAAGAGAGGGCGATGGGCAAGATGAACGAGGgtaggttgaggagggagaggaacgaggcgaggatggcgttggttttcaggggggtggggattCTGCCTCATGCGGGGGCGAGAGGGATAAGGGTTTCTCATCAGGGGGGCCagacggggttgggggctgtggggttggggccgggggagagggatatGGATAGTATGGAtgaggtgggggggagtgagggtttgaaggagggggtggggttttttggggggacgTCGACTGAGGAGAGCTCgcctgctggtggtgaagaggggggggagcaGGCTGGGGCGGTGTTGGTTCAACCTGACGgtgtgaaggaggggagttGAACGGTTGTCTTGTCGGTTGGCTAGTGGATGTCTTGATATGCGTGTGTTGGCTTGGTTCATTGTGTTTGAGCTTACCTGGGTAAGGTTCGTGTAACATCAACAGAATGACATTGTCTGAGTGATCTTTTAAGCGTAAAGAAATCTTATGACAGCATGCATTCAAGGTTACCGTTTGGGCAATTGCCAAGCAGGTACTGTTGATAGGCTGTTTACTCAGCCACCCAGCCCGCAATGCTGCCAGATACCACCAATCATTTGAGGCACAGCCCCGTTGGGCTGCTCTCCATTTATGTCACTGATGGATTTCTCTGCTGCCCCAAAAAGCAACTGTTTTCAACCCAACACTTGTTATCGCTTTGTCAAACACAACGCGGCTATTGCTCCACGTTGACATCAAACATCTCCTGCCAATACAACCACAAAGATGGCTCAAATTACGAGGGCGGGTTCTCCAGGCGAAGTCTCAGACATTCTACCGCGATCCTCTACAAATACCTACCAGTATTCTCCCTTTTCAAAGGACGCCGAAAAATCTTCGATACGTTTAATTCGACTTCTTCCAGGATACCCAAGCTCGCCTGTCGTTGTGGAGCTTGTAACAGTTCCACTGGATCCAGGCAAAATACCGTATTATGAGGCCGTCTCGTATGTCTGGGGGACTTCATACCAGCAGTACGAAATAGCGTGTGATGGTCTGTCCATGGCTGTTAGTGAAAGTGCTCTGTTGGCCTTGAGACGGTTTCGATTTGTTGATCAtatcaggtaggtaggtgtaCCTCTATTTATGCTCGAAACCAAGGCTGATGCAACATGACACGCGTTCCAGGCTTCTCTGGATCGATCAGATATGCATCAACCAGCAAGACGACAAGGAGAAGTCCTCCCAAGTTATGCTCATGGGCGAAATCTACGGAACTGCGAGCCAAGTCCTGGTCTATCTCGGGGAGGCCGACGACACAAGTGACAAAGCAATGGACTACATCTCTGAGCGATGCGCACAGCAGGAGGAATGGCCTCGTCAGTTTGTGGTCCAGGTCTTGTCACGTCCCTGGTTTAGCAGGGTCTGGATCCTTCAAGAGGTTGCTCTTGCCCACACATCACTGGTCATTTGTGGCGCCAAATGCGTGCCGTGGGCTTGTTTTCGCGAATGGTGGACACGAAACGAGTTGCTACTCGGGCCCGAGGTCAACCCGCCGCCTGTCTTGTCATACGGACTCAGTGTCATGAAGCGGCCTACGCTTTTACAGCAGCTTCACGATACCCGACATAGCAAGGCCACTCTGGCTCTTGACAAGATATACGCTCTCTTGGCGTTACTGCAGCCCGAAGACAGGATTGGGGTTCTCGTAGATTACAGTTTGTCAACGGCCGAGGTGTACACCTCGGTCGCCAAATCAATCATCGAACGGACCAAATCATTGGCCATCCTGTccggaaaagaagaaaagccCTACGTCGAACGGGAAAGGTTGCCGTCCTGGGTGCCAGATTGGGGTACCGTCCCCTCCGCCGTATCACTAGGGCTAGCCAACAAATACCTCGACCCCTTCGACGCCGGAGGAAAGCCAGCCTGTCGAGTAAACATCAGCATCCCCCTAAACGGGCCACCAACGCTACACTGCCTCGGCATTACCTTTGACACGGTCAAGAAGTTGACTCTTTCCACCATGCGTCCCGGCCAAGACGCAGCCACCAACAATGTCGAAGTACTAACAGATTGGCTAGACCTCATAAGCGGATCTTCAAGCTCTGTCGTGTCGGAAACCGCCGATTAtctgattggccaattcAACCAAAACCTCCGCGGCGTATCCTCATACTCCCGCagcccaccacaacctccaaaaTTCGCCTATTCACTATGGACAACAATACAAGCCCTCTCCACTCCCACCCTGCAGCTCGAGCCAGCTGAACTTTATGCAAGAAACAACCGCGGTAAACCCACCAGCGACACCCTAAAATTCTGTTATGAACGCAAGCTCTTCCTCACCCAGAGCGGTGCGCTCGGATTGGGCCCCCCTGATCTTCTCCAAGGTGACACCGTCGCCGTGCTGCTTGGAGCACCAGTGCCCCATATCCTACGAAGGCTCCCATCATCAGAACAgaacaactcctccaacgTGTATGCTCTCGTTGGCGAGTGTTTTGTCGACGGCATCATGGCCGGAGAGGCTCTCAACCACCTGCAGGATCAGCTCAAAGAGATGGGACATCGATGTCGTACGTTTGCAAAGAGCTGCTCCAACGCCCCATTGGAGACCTTTTGTATCCAGTAATTTGTTaagctcttcttctttctctcccacGTACGGTAAACACGGGACATTAAAATGagacaaaagagaaaataaCTCAAGACTCTTTCACTCTTATTCTTGATTGGCTTGATGAGTGCCATCTACTTCCATACATCATGCAGGTAGCTAATCCTGACAAGGTTTACTTCAACAATAAGCTACAAAATTCCGCCTTCCCTCAACCCCTAATCTCAATAACCATCCCAGGCCAGTATCGTGgccacaaaaacaaacagcAATAATTGTACATTCGCCGGATTCTTTCTCTATTTGCCCAAGAAGCTTCACCATCCATCAAGCCAATCATCCTCAGCGGATGTCCACTGCTGGTCTCCGGATGCTGTCGGCCAAGGCTCAGATATCGTCGTCTCAGCCCCCGCAGCCCCCACGCCCGTATTATTCGACAACGTCTCCACCTCAGCCTCCCCCGTATCCGAATACCGCTGGCTCATCTTCACATTAGTGAGCGGCGACCCCCCCCGCAAAACATCCGATCGAATCTCCTCAGCCGACCGAGCCGGGATGTAGTCCCGCCAATCGAGCCCAAACGTCTTCTCGCGCCTGCCGTTGAACTGAGCCAAAACTGCCCCGAGCTCATCATCCGTCTCTGTCCCCTTGACATGGGCGAACTTGAGCACAggcttccttttcttttcgtcttgCTCTGTGGCGACTTGCAAGGCTTTCCAGCACTGAAACATCCCATAGAGAAAGCTGTTGGTTTCTTGCAGACCGCGGAAAACGGCGACACCGTCATCGAGAGACTCGGGTGTGTCGGCCCCCGAGACGGAAGGGGCGGGACTGTCTAGGCTTGAAGCTGACGCATTCGCCAAAATCCCAGAATTGAGACTGGTTTGTTGAAGGAGACCCTCGACGTGTGCCAAACTTTGGGCGTGGCCATCATTTTGGTTGCCAGCCGGATGTGGAGGAACTGGAGGGGCGGCAGTGTTGggggtgtggctggtgtgggtGGTTGAACTATCGTGGTTCCATGGCTGATATTTCTCGCGGTCCGAGCACGAGGCGGCAAacgcctccatctcctcgtcggtCCAGAAGCGAATCAAGTTGTAGGGCACCTCAGAGGCTTGGGCCCAGCGCTGGTTTTCATGGTGCGCAACGTCTTTGGCGACACGGCCCAAGAAGCCGCTGGTTGACAGGCTCGGGCAGCGACTTGGCTTGCACAGGGCCGGGAGAGCGAAGACCTTCATGCtgatgggaagaaggaggacgaccTCTTCGACCGTTTTCAACAAATTGTTGCTCATGCTAAGGTTTTCAAACATTGACCGATTGAAGCGTGAGCAGAGGATAGTTGCCGGGACCATGACCTTTTGAACTCCGTGGACATATGACTGAGCATCGACTGAGCTCATACGCAGCACCCCGATAGCATGGCCGGTAAAGAGAAGGTAGTCGCGATCAATGTGAACatggttgtggagggggctCTTGAAGCGTTCATCAGCAGAGCGACTTGACCGCGATGGGAACGCTCGACGGTTCCGGGTGTCTCGTTCAGTGGGAAGAAAGTGAAGCTCCTGGGGAGTATCCGCGTAAAACTGGTGGTTCTCCTCGTGGACCCTGCAGTCGGCCAGACATCTGAGAGCGACCTCACGACTCTTGACGCATGTCTGGGCCAAAACACGGGCCGAATGGATTTCTCGGGCCGGTGGTAGGAAGGTGGAGACCGGGATGATGCGAGGGACCTCATTGACCTCAAGTTCCATCGCCATCTCCCAGACCATAACTTGGAGCTCGTCCGGGAGCTCTGGGAAGCGGGTGAATCGCCAAGCCGGGACGCTGGGGACCATAGCATCCATGTACAGGCGCAGATATTTATACGGGCCGTTTTGTGTGCCCGGCAATGGCTGATCATGCATGTTGGTGGGTTGTGGTGATCCCATTGTTATCTCTGGCGGATGACGGATGGCGGATGGAGAGATGGTGATCCAGGAACTGGGCGTGTTTGGTTTCGTCTGGTTCGATTGTGGGTGAAAAATGAAAAGCGACGATGCCGAGCTAAAGCGGCAACGGGACCgcaagagggagagaaggtgaCGCAACGTCAAAACAGCAGGCCACAGCAGAGAAGGGCAGGGTAATGGTAGACCGTAGGGAAGGCGATAAAGCGAATTGGTCGTAGTCGAGTAAGGAAGCCTCTTCTCATTGCCGAATTCTCCCGAGCTAGTCAAGTGTTGATATGGCCCGGTTTGCGTTGCTCAGACAGGACACAGGTTGTCTGGTGTCCCGTGATTGCATCAAAAAGCTTGGCGGTCGGGCCGACGATCTGCGGAGAACAATGGGGATGGGACCCGCGGGTGCTCCGCTTTGCGCCGGTTGCAGTCATGCAAGGACATCGACATGGTATTCCTGGCGGGCAGTCTGGAACAGcaatgatgaggaagagagatGCAATTATTTCACGGAAGAAAGGAGAACGGGACacggaaaagaaagataagATAACCAATGCACCATTCGCCAAACCACGTGCATGTGGGTGATCCGTGCAGTGTTCCACAGGGCTGCTCAAATCTCACATCCGCCCCCACCTCACTGAAGAAAGGCTCTACACATCTTCTTCTAGGCTTCCAGGTTCTCACACATTCATGAGACAAGCTGAAATGGGTCTTGTTCTGCTTTGTTTACTTGTATTTTGATATATCACGACCAAGAATAAAGATTATATCAGTCACGTCATaaacctcacctcctcagaGCCTACTCTCTCTCAGCCGCAGCCCTACACAGTGTTTCACAAGTCTCGATTGGCTGTCCTTGTTGCCGGATAGCATGCAAAAAACTCAGCCCCCTCCAAGCCCCAGGTAAAATCGGGACTGTTGCGGCACAGCACCAGAAGCAAGCCCAGTCAATGccttcaacctcaaactCTCGCATTTCAACCGTCGCACCCACCTGTTGCGCTGCATACGCTCCCAAATTAAGCATACTCTATCCCGCGCAAACCAGGCCCCCAGAGAATGTGGCGTCACAGAGGTCGTTGCTGCGGTCCCATCCCGCTTGGGGCCGGCGCCGAGTCAAAATGATAAGCTTCCAGCTCCCAGGAGAGACATTTAGCTACCGTCTTTTGCTTCCCCAAGCCTAAGCTCCCAATTAAAACACCAGGCTGTACTCATGTCTGGCCTCTTTCAtctcaacccaacccaacaccagACAGGTGAACTCGCGCCATCACCGGCATGGAGGACCCCACACTCTACAACCCAACCAATATTacccacctctccaacctcagcaTATCTTACCTTGCAGATGTGCTTCTCGCCAAAGGCAACAATGCTACCCGGGACGGCTTTGGCTGCCGCCCCGCCTCCTTGATCCTTCCGCTTGACAATTTATCCATTTTGGAACTCGAACCCAACCCTGATATCCACATGAACCTCACCGTGGGGGTCAATCCAACCCAGCTTGATCCCGGGGTCTCTCAGCTGAGGGATATGGCGAGGGGTCTTTTTCCTTATCCTCTGAATGAGTCTGGCATCGGAGATGTCGTCAACTGGTGGACTGACAACACCGAAAATCACCCAGCTGACACCAAGCGGTTCTTGGGTGCTGTGGTCAACATGTGTGGAGGAGAGTACTGCCGCTCAGGAAAAGTCACTGTTGGCAACCCAGATATTGTCGGGATAGGGGTATGTTCCTTGCCCAACATCATCGGTTAGCACCCTTACTGACATCATCACAGATGATAGTAGCCATAGGAATGCTCCTCTGCCTCACCGttgccttctccctcttATCCTTCGGCCCTTTGATCGACGTCGTTGCCCGCGCCCCTTACACCACCCGTAAAACCCGCTTCTCCCTCCGCGTCTCCTGCATCGGCACCGTCGACGAGCTCTTCTCGGCCGTGTTTGTCTTTGCCCTGGCCGTCATAGTCTCAACGTTTGTCTTTCGGTACCGAACCGACACCCGCTTCGATGCGCTCATGGCCAACGCGCTAAGCCAGCTCTGCAGCACCACTGTCATCATGCTCGCCGCGGCGTACTGGTGTCACAACCAGCAACGGCCGCACGCCACCGGGTCGGTGTTTCTCATTGCCGTCCTCACCATCGCCCTGTATGTCACCCATGCAGGAGTTGCAAACATGAGGGCGAGTGAAGCCGAGATGGCATGCGGCATAGGCAAACAGAGGGTCAGTCTTATGAAAGGCGACCCCTTTGACATGGAGAAATTCCACTTTGTTCCCGTGGGCTTTGGGAGCTGGTTTCTGGCCTTGATTGGTGCCGTGTTTCACCACCCGTGGATGAATAGGTTCAGGCCGACCAAGGACCACAAGATGATTTGGAGGATCCTGTGGAAGACGGTGGGTAGCTTCCCTACCGTGTTCGGCCTGATTGGACTGGCCGTATACATGGCGTATTTTATGAATACGTGGCAGCTGATGAAGGAGAATTACGGAAAGACTTTTAGTCAGAATGTCAAAGAGTGGGGTTTTGGACAGTATCTGGCTGTGTTTACCTGGGTGCCGCCGATTCTGACGTTTGGGCACTTGTTTATCTCtgggatggagaaggcgattGAGCAGAGGTTGCCGTATGGATGGACGGCCGTTAAACTCCACGGTTCAGTCGACTAccgcggtgatgatgggaaggaTGATGATCAGGGGGGGAGTAATTGGACAGGAAGTCGGAGCTCGCGAAGTCGCGTGCGGGAGGTGGACAGTTTGGCACAGAGGCACGAGATGGGGGAATTGTTGAAGACATCACCAAAGACGAAGACAGCGACGCCGCAGGAGATGATTTACCCATTTCCCGAACAGAGGCCGGGGCAAGTGGCGAGTCCGATCATCCCGTTTCCAGAGGGTCCTGGGCAGATGCCAACAGCGTATACACTAGGGAGTTTGTATGATCCGGCGCATCCTCAAGGGTCCCCGAGATTCGCATATAACAATGGGGCGGGTCTGGAAGCCAACACGGGGTATCCTGCCACGCCTACGGACGCGCCTGGCTATCATGAGCCACGGCATTGATGTACGACTACTGTATTGGTGTTATAATTATTAGGTATACCCGGTTGGAGACAGGAGTCTGGAAAGAAGGGGGCATATGCCAAGATTTTGCTAGATTTACCAAGAGATCCTACTACATTTCACTCTACCACCACACCCTAGGCTGCCTACTCATGCAACCTCCAATAACACTCCCCCACGTGCTTCCCATCCAGCACCCGTTTAAAAATCTCATGATTAAACTTGGACACCGAATCCGGTCCTGCCCCAGGCGGGTCCCACACAGCAAACACCACATCGGTCCACCAATCCACCGCAAActcatcccccctcaacacctccaaccagCACAACGCCACATCCTCGGCCGGGTTCTTGTATCTCGTCCCGCACCCCACCGCCCCAAGAACCAACCTAGTATGCCTGTGCATCCCCGCCACCCTCAGCGtcgacctcatcctcatcttgaGCCTTTCTCTGTCAGTATACCGATGAAAAGCCTGCTtcggcctcgtcctccccagcTCAGCAGGCACCATGTAGGTTTTTGTCTCGGGGCGGTACTGCGCCCCCATCGTGATGGCCGCCACGACGGGCAAATTTTCGGGGTGGTCCAGATCGAGGAAGCGATGAGATGTGTCCCGACGAACAACTTGAACGTACGGACTGTAGAGCACAGAGGTGTTCATTCCCATCGGGTGCCGCCCCCGTTCTAGACTCATCCCGAGAGAAGTCCTCTAGCACAGACTCTCGCTCTGGGAGAAATCCCCGTGTCTACTACCCCGCCTCTCGTTCCCGGAGGGGCGGTCGACGTCGCTACAGTTGAGGATTAATGGCCTGAACCGGACTGGCTGCCCgtctttggggaggggggggtcccgctcggggagggagagggccgCTTCTAGGGTGTCCATGTTGACTACTTTGACGGTTACTTGTGGGCTTTTGGCCGGGCGGATGGAGGGGTCGAgtcgggtggtgttggtgaagtCGAATTGTTCGCATGTTTGGGCGTGGGAGGTGCGGCCGAggcgggtgaggatggaggggaggacgcGGCGGGTTTCGGGGCTGAGGGCGGTGAGGTGGGcgcggaggatggggttgatggaggggtcgaTTTGGGGCGGGGGCtcgaggggggggagggaggatctGACTTgtttggcgggggaggagggggtacCGCGACCGCGGCCGCGACTTGGACCTGGACCCGCGGGAACAGAGGGCTCGGAGGATTCAGAATAGTCGGTTACTGAGTCTACGTAGGGGGCTGGGGGCCGAGGGCCGCGGGGTCGGAGGGGTGCCACGGGGGGTGCGGGGGGCAGGTTGAGGTAGGGgactggtggtgttggacGGTAAtcctgtggaggagggtagGTCACTGGGCGGGACCAAGGGGCAGGGCGAGTAGGTCTTGGAAGCGCAGGGAGGGATGGAGGTCTAAGTcctggagctggaggcgaACGTCTCATTGTTGGAGGTGACCGTCTAATTGTTGGAGGCGAACGTCGATCGCCGTAAACAGGATCAGTTTTGCTAATAGGGACAGGACGTCTCGCAatcagaggaggaggtctgttagaagggagaggtggtCTCTTTTTGGAACCCTCAGCTCTGGCAGGGGAAGGAGCAGGTCTTGGACCCATAGGCAAGGCGTAAATATCAATTGCTGATGGTAGCATGCGGCGAGGCCCCCCGCCGACGCGCCTTTGGCGTTGCCATCTCCCGGGAGGGTTGTAGTCAACTGGTTGAGGTACCCTGGGGTTAACATCATATCTGCGTCTGGCCTCGCCTGGGTTCAGCCTATGATCCCAGCCATCGGGCTCCTGCCGGTCCTG
This genomic window contains:
- a CDS encoding hypothetical protein (EggNog:ENOG503PWMM) — its product is MVGIYDSGPYEDPFAWAGSDLELALLAQQQQHHHHHHNQHLTDQLARSTPEDLTFPTGPVHHPQQHHDFQMPISTIGGISKSAAAAVSLPPTDQAYLSLQDFENTTMTDAGGIQPFSGDMDLDLDLVEALGIPPFPSSAEPQPSSMTADTLNTQLETARTLISTLQASLSKITRERDQARMQLSTARNELYTARQVEKRLRVERDEAHTERKQLKGQLESLKKERAMGKMNEGRLRRERNEARMALVFRGVGILPHAGARGIRVSHQGGQTGLGAVGLGPGERDMDSMDEVGGSEGLKEGVGFFGGTSTEESSPAGGEEGGEQAGAVLVQPDGVKEGS
- a CDS encoding hypothetical protein (EggNog:ENOG503NVV2; COG:S), with translation MAQITRAGSPGEVSDILPRSSTNTYQYSPFSKDAEKSSIRLIRLLPGYPSSPVVVELVTVPLDPGKIPYYEAVSYVWGTSYQQYEIACDGLSMAVSESALLALRRFRFVDHIRLLWIDQICINQQDDKEKSSQVMLMGEIYGTASQVLVYLGEADDTSDKAMDYISERCAQQEEWPRQFVVQVLSRPWFSRVWILQEVALAHTSLVICGAKCVPWACFREWWTRNELLLGPEVNPPPVLSYGLSVMKRPTLLQQLHDTRHSKATLALDKIYALLALLQPEDRIGVLVDYSLSTAEVYTSVAKSIIERTKSLAILSGKEEKPYVERERLPSWVPDWGTVPSAVSLGLANKYLDPFDAGGKPACRVNISIPLNGPPTLHCLGITFDTVKKLTLSTMRPGQDAATNNVEVLTDWLDLISGSSSSVVSETADYLIGQFNQNLRGVSSYSRSPPQPPKFAYSLWTTIQALSTPTLQLEPAELYARNNRGKPTSDTLKFCYERKLFLTQSGALGLGPPDLLQGDTVAVLLGAPVPHILRRLPSSEQNNSSNVYALVGECFVDGIMAGEALNHLQDQLKEMGHRCRTFAKSCSNAPLETFCIQ
- a CDS encoding hypothetical protein (EggNog:ENOG503PUGY); the protein is MEDPTLYNPTNITHLSNLSISYLADVLLAKGNNATRDGFGCRPASLILPLDNLSILELEPNPDIHMNLTVGVNPTQLDPGVSQLRDMARGLFPYPLNESGIGDVVNWWTDNTENHPADTKRFLGAVVNMCGGEYCRSGKVTVGNPDIVGIGMIVAIGMLLCLTVAFSLLSFGPLIDVVARAPYTTRKTRFSLRVSCIGTVDELFSAVFVFALAVIVSTFVFRYRTDTRFDALMANALSQLCSTTVIMLAAAYWCHNQQRPHATGSVFLIAVLTIALYVTHAGVANMRASEAEMACGIGKQRVSLMKGDPFDMEKFHFVPVGFGSWFLALIGAVFHHPWMNRFRPTKDHKMIWRILWKTVGSFPTVFGLIGLAVYMAYFMNTWQLMKENYGKTFSQNVKEWGFGQYLAVFTWVPPILTFGHLFISGMEKAIEQRLPYGWTAVKLHGSVDYRGDDGKDDDQGGSNWTGSRSSRSRVREVDSLAQRHEMGELLKTSPKTKTATPQEMIYPFPEQRPGQVASPIIPFPEGPGQMPTAYTLGSLYDPAHPQGSPRFAYNNGAGLEANTGYPATPTDAPGYHEPRH
- a CDS encoding hypothetical protein (EggNog:ENOG503NW0I; COG:S), with translation MRRSPPAPGLRPPSLPALPRPTRPAPWSRPVTYPPPQDYRPTPPVPYLNLPPAPPVAPLRPRGPRPPAPYVDSVTDYSESSEPSVPAGPGPSRGRGRGTPSSPAKQVRSSLPPLEPPPQIDPSINPILRAHLTALSPETRRVLPSILTRLGRTSHAQTCEQFDFTNTTRLDPSIRPAKSPQVTVKVVNMDTLEAALSLPERDPPLPKDGQPVRFRPLILNCSDVDRPSGNERRGSRHGDFSQSEKRGRHPMGMNTSVLYSPYVQVVRRDTSHRFLDLDHPENLPVVAAITMGAQYRPETKTYMVPAELGRTRPKQAFHRYTDRERLKMRMRSTLRVAGMHRHTRLVLGAVGCGTRYKNPAEDVALCWLEVLRGDEFAVDWWTDVVFAVWDPPGAGPDSVSKFNHEIFKRVLDGKHVGECYWRLHE